Below is a genomic region from Flammeovirgaceae bacterium SG7u.111.
CCTCATCCCCGAAGATGATCGGATGTACCCCGCTCCTGGAAGGCCGTGGAAATTTATCAATAGTACCATGGGGTGGAAAGCGCTGAGTGGGACAGACCTTGTTTTTCGAGATGGTATTCTTACTGGGAACATCTCAGATAAAAATGCGACTATCCAAAGTGCTCCTTGGCTTTATACCGATACACAAGAATGTTCTAAAGTTACCTTCAAAATAAAAAACAATAGCGAGGCAACACAAATGAAGTTTGCCATTTTTACCCGCAACCAAGGCCCTGGCTTTTGGACTGCTGGAACTGAGTCTTTGGACTGGAATAAGCAAGAATGGGTAACTATTCCTATCAAGGCAAATGATAGCGATTTTTCTACATATAGCATTGAGTTATCTCAATTCAAAGTAGTAAATGAACGACTGATGCAAGTTGCTTTGCAACCTGCTTCGACTGCGCTAAGAGGGACTTGGGAAATCGATGAAATAGTGATAGAATAAAAATAGATAATTAAACGTATAACAAAATGAAAAAAAAGACCTTAGTCTTAATGGTTTTATCTGTGCTGGGTGTATTTAGCTCAATTCAAGCACAAGAAAAAACGAAGTACAAAGAATCGTGGGAATCGCTTTCGACTGTTAATCAAACACCTGATTGGTTTTTAGATGCCAAGCTGGGGATTTATGCTCACTGGGGACCAGTTTCTGGGGCATTTGAAGGTGCTGACCCTAAGACTCACTACCGTGGATGGCATGGCATGATTATGTATTTGGATGGGAAGATTGTACCTACTAAAAATGGAAAGCCATCGAGCAATTATGTACACCACAAAAAGAAGTATGGAAAGCCTTCTAAGTATGGTTACAAATACATAATCGAGCAATTTGAACCTTCCAAGTTTGATGCGAAAGTTTGGGCGGATTTGTTTGCCAAGTCAGGGGCAAAGTTTGCAGGCCCAGTGGCTATGCACCACGATAACTTTGCTATGTGGGATGCAAAATCGACCCGTTGGAACTCGATGAACTATGGCGGAATCGATCCTTCAGCAAATTTGAAAAAAGAAATAGAAGCAAAAGGCATGAAGTTTATGGCTTCTTTCCACCATGCGTTTACATGGAAATATTATGCTCCAGCGCATGCTCACGGAAATATTGATGAAGCAGATTATGACCTTTATACTAATCCGCACAGCATAGAATCCGATGTGCCAGACGAAAGGTTTATAAAAGAATGGTGGGCAAAACTGAAGGAATACATAGATACATATCAGCCTGATTTGCTTTGGTTCGACTGGTGGTTGGAAAACCTGCCGGAAGCTGACCGCCAAAAGTTCTTGGCTTACTACTATAACGAAGCTCAAAAGTGGGGCAAAGAAGTGGGAGTGGCTTACAAAGAAACTACTTTTCCTATAGAAACAGCTATTAAAGACTACGAACGCGGCCGTCCGAACCAACCTAAAAATCCTGCTTGGTTGACCGATACATCACCAGGGGCATGGTTTTACCGCCCAGGGGCAAAGTTCAAAGAACCTAATGAACTGATCGACATTTTGGTAGATATCGTAGCCAAAAATGGCTTGATGCTTTTGAACGTACCACCCAACCCAGACGGATCTATTCCAGAAGAAATGGTCTATTTACTTACTGAAATGGGAGCGTGGTTAGATGTAAACGGTGATGCAATCTACAAAACCCGTCCTTGGACTGTTTTTGGCGAAGGACCAACCCGTTTGCCAGAAGGTGGTCACAAAGTAGAGGAGAAGATAAAAATCGCCTATACAAACACAGATATTCGTTACACCAAAAAATCGGATAAAGAATTTTATGCGATAGTGATGGATAAGCCAGAAGGCGAAATTGTGATGAAAACGCTAAGCACCGACATAGGTGCATTGAACTCAAAAATCATGAATATCAGCTTGCTTGGCAGCGAGGAAAAAATTGAATGGGAACGTGATGCAAGAGGTTTGGTTATCAAAGCACCAAAATCTTACCCAACGGATTATGCCCACTCCTTTAAAATCGTTCTCGAAGGTTACACGGAAAACGACATAGGAGGCGGAGTAGAAGCCCACGAAGATTAATAAGATGTTAGAAGCTGGAGGTCAGAAGTTAGGTAATAAAAATCTGACTTCTGACCTCCAGTTTTTACATAGAAATACTTCAACAAATACCTAAAACAAATGACTACTAGAATAGCTGTTTTTCTTTTGGCATTTTGCCAATGCTTTTTGGGTTTTTCTCAAGCCAAAGCCCAATCCAAGAAGCCAAATATCATCCTGATTTTTGCAGATGATATAAGCGCTCGAGAACTACCCATTTATGGCTCTACGGTGTGGAGTCCCGCTCCCCAAGGAGGCAATACTTCCGACCCGAAATTCAGGGCAAAAACTCCTGTGCTAGATAAACTTGCCAACGAAGGTGTTTGGATAAAAACGACGTGGGCAGCAACCATCTGCTCTCCCAGCCGGGCTATGATGATGACTGGTCGCTATGCCCATTTGCATAAGTGGTGGCACAACAAAGACAAAGGGCAGTGGACGAACAAGAAGGGCAAAAAGGAGACGATACCTCTTTACGAAAGTTCGCCACATACCATAGGCCATGTGGCCAAAGCGGGTGGATATGCTACCTATTGGGCTGGAAAAACCCAGATGGCAGGAGTGGATAATTTTGGGTTCGACGAAGCTTGTTTTACTCCAGGAGGGATTGAAACCGGTAAGGGGAACCCTTATACCGACTTCAAAATTGTGCAAAAAAAGGTAAATGGTAAAAAAATACTGATCAATGAGGATACTGGGATGGAAGTGGATTATTACCAGCAATTTGGTTGGTATTGGAAACCTCATGTAGAACTGATGAACCATCCAAGTGCTCAGAAAAAGTTTGAATTGTGGCCCAATACACCTGAGTCTAAAGCTTCTTATGGGCTGAACACGTACGGTCCTGATGTAGAATTGGAGTTTATCTTCGATTTTATGGAAAGGAAAAATAAAGAAGCAGAACCGTTTTTTATCTACCACACCAGCCACTTGGGACACGACGGTTGGGATTTTTTCAGTGCTGAAATAGACAAGGAAAAGAGAAACAAATGGCCGGGCACGCCTAAGATAAAATGGGAAGATGGGAAATATGAAAGGACGGCGCCGAATGTGACAGGAGATGCAGGCGAGTATGATACACACGGAACGGTGACCGAATCGGGAATCCACACACATGTGAACTACCTCGACTACCAAGTGTGGCAGTATTTGGAAAAACTAGAAGAACTAGGCATTGAAGATAACACTATCCTGATCTTTTGTGCGGACAATGGTACGAGTGGATATGGAAAGGGCAGTTTTACCTCTCAGCAAGGTACGCATGTCCCCCTCATTATTTATGCTCCTTGCCTCGATATGACCAAAAAAGGAGCACAAGATGTATTGGTAAATATTGCTGATATATTGCCTACCATAGCCGATGTTGCCGGTGTGGGAATTCCTGAAAGTTATGAAGTGAGCGGAGAGAGTATGCTTCCATTTCTGATCACCAACAAGGAAGAGCACAGAGAGTGGATTTATTCATACCATAAAGAAAAACAGCTTATAAGAGGAAAATATGTGTTGATAGACGGGAAAGGAAAAACTTACGATGTATCTGAAAACCCGGCTGATCTGATAAGCTTTCCGGAAATCAAAAATTGGGACAAAGCATCAAAGAATCATAAAAAAGAAAAGAAAGAATTGAAGGCTGTTCTTCCTGCTCTCGATTTACACTCCACGGCGCACGACGCCCTGGAAAGGCAGAAGCTTTGCGGTTGGGGAATGAGTAAAGGGCAGAGGCTTTATAGAGGCTGTTTTAGAACCAAAGTGAATATGAAAAATTGAATAATATCATGAAAAAGCTTTATAACATTATCATCCTTTTTGCAATTGGCTTGCTAACCCAATCTTGTTCTTCTACAGAAAAAGAAAACACGAACCAACCAACTCAGCCAAATATTATTTATATCATGTCCGACGACCATTGTGCGCAGGCTATTGGGGCGTATCAAATGCGTTTGGCAAGTTTGAATCCTACGCCTACCATCGATCGCCTTGCCAATGAAGGGATGTTGTTTGAAAATGCATTCTGTACCAATTCAATCTGCACGCCGTCGCGTGCTTCTATACTAACTGGTCAATATAGCCAAACCAATGGAGTGCTTGACCTAGGTGGGCGAATTGGCGAGGCAAAGCAATATTTGCCGAAGGAAATGAAGGCGCTGGGCTACACCACTGCGATGATGGGGAAATGGCATTTGAAGGAAGCGCCCGAGGCATTTGATTATTACAATGTGTTGCCCGGACAGGGCGATTACCATAACCCGACACTTTATGCCAAGGAAGGGGATAGCCTAACGGAATTTCGTTTTGAAGAAGATTTGGTGCGTAAAGTTTACGCTACCAAATACGAAGGGCATTCCTCAGATGTAATTACCGATTTGTCGCTCGATTGGTTAAAAAACAAACGTGACAAATCGAAGCCCTTCTTTCTGATGCAGCATTTTAAAGCACCGCACGATTTTTTCGAATTCGCCAAACGCTATGAAAACTATTTGGAAAATGATTCCATTCCTGAGCCTTCCAGCTTGTGGGACAATGAAAATAACGGTTCGGTAGCGACACGTGGGATCAACGACAGCTTGATGGATACTATTGGTTCTTCCATCGGTCATCGGAATGTGATTCGGAACATGGGCATGCACATGAAGATTGACCCGAACATTCCCGATCCTGAATACAAGCACTTGGCCTACCAAGAATACCTAAAGCGTTACTTGCGCTGTGTAAAAGGAGTGGATGACAATGTGAAACGCTTGTTCGATTACCTTGAAGAAGAGGGCTTGATGGACAATACAGTAATTATTTACACTGGCGACCAGGGTTTTATGCTGGGAGAGCACGACTACATAGATAAGCGCTGGATGTATGAGGAGTCGATGCGTATGCCGTTTTTGGTACGCTATCCAAAATCGATAAAGGCTGGTTCAAAAACCGATGCAATTATCAATAATACAGACTTTGCCTCCACTATTATCGAATTGGCAGGAGGGACTACTCCAGAGTACATGCAGGGAAATAGTTTCAAGAGCATTTTGGAATCGGGGCAAGAGCCTGAGGGTTGGCAACAGGCTACTTACTATCGCTATTGGATGCATATGGCGCACAAGCATAATAACCCGGCGCATTTTGGCATTCGCACCAAAAAACACAAACTGATTTTCTTTTATGGCAGTGATTACAAGGAACGCAATACGGCAGCACAATCGTGGGCGCATAAC
It encodes:
- a CDS encoding alpha-L-fucosidase, whose product is MKKKTLVLMVLSVLGVFSSIQAQEKTKYKESWESLSTVNQTPDWFLDAKLGIYAHWGPVSGAFEGADPKTHYRGWHGMIMYLDGKIVPTKNGKPSSNYVHHKKKYGKPSKYGYKYIIEQFEPSKFDAKVWADLFAKSGAKFAGPVAMHHDNFAMWDAKSTRWNSMNYGGIDPSANLKKEIEAKGMKFMASFHHAFTWKYYAPAHAHGNIDEADYDLYTNPHSIESDVPDERFIKEWWAKLKEYIDTYQPDLLWFDWWLENLPEADRQKFLAYYYNEAQKWGKEVGVAYKETTFPIETAIKDYERGRPNQPKNPAWLTDTSPGAWFYRPGAKFKEPNELIDILVDIVAKNGLMLLNVPPNPDGSIPEEMVYLLTEMGAWLDVNGDAIYKTRPWTVFGEGPTRLPEGGHKVEEKIKIAYTNTDIRYTKKSDKEFYAIVMDKPEGEIVMKTLSTDIGALNSKIMNISLLGSEEKIEWERDARGLVIKAPKSYPTDYAHSFKIVLEGYTENDIGGGVEAHED
- a CDS encoding sulfatase-like hydrolase/transferase; translated protein: MTTRIAVFLLAFCQCFLGFSQAKAQSKKPNIILIFADDISARELPIYGSTVWSPAPQGGNTSDPKFRAKTPVLDKLANEGVWIKTTWAATICSPSRAMMMTGRYAHLHKWWHNKDKGQWTNKKGKKETIPLYESSPHTIGHVAKAGGYATYWAGKTQMAGVDNFGFDEACFTPGGIETGKGNPYTDFKIVQKKVNGKKILINEDTGMEVDYYQQFGWYWKPHVELMNHPSAQKKFELWPNTPESKASYGLNTYGPDVELEFIFDFMERKNKEAEPFFIYHTSHLGHDGWDFFSAEIDKEKRNKWPGTPKIKWEDGKYERTAPNVTGDAGEYDTHGTVTESGIHTHVNYLDYQVWQYLEKLEELGIEDNTILIFCADNGTSGYGKGSFTSQQGTHVPLIIYAPCLDMTKKGAQDVLVNIADILPTIADVAGVGIPESYEVSGESMLPFLITNKEEHREWIYSYHKEKQLIRGKYVLIDGKGKTYDVSENPADLISFPEIKNWDKASKNHKKEKKELKAVLPALDLHSTAHDALERQKLCGWGMSKGQRLYRGCFRTKVNMKN
- a CDS encoding sulfatase; protein product: MKKLYNIIILFAIGLLTQSCSSTEKENTNQPTQPNIIYIMSDDHCAQAIGAYQMRLASLNPTPTIDRLANEGMLFENAFCTNSICTPSRASILTGQYSQTNGVLDLGGRIGEAKQYLPKEMKALGYTTAMMGKWHLKEAPEAFDYYNVLPGQGDYHNPTLYAKEGDSLTEFRFEEDLVRKVYATKYEGHSSDVITDLSLDWLKNKRDKSKPFFLMQHFKAPHDFFEFAKRYENYLENDSIPEPSSLWDNENNGSVATRGINDSLMDTIGSSIGHRNVIRNMGMHMKIDPNIPDPEYKHLAYQEYLKRYLRCVKGVDDNVKRLFDYLEEEGLMDNTVIIYTGDQGFMLGEHDYIDKRWMYEESMRMPFLVRYPKSIKAGSKTDAIINNTDFASTIIELAGGTTPEYMQGNSFKSILESGQEPEGWQQATYYRYWMHMAHKHNNPAHFGIRTKKHKLIFFYGSDYKERNTAAQSWAHNPESMSEFKTIPAWEFYDLTKDPHEMNNAYGDEQYTEVIAELKTQLKGLRASKNEEDADYPHIQKIIDTHWDD